The Echeneis naucrates chromosome 8, fEcheNa1.1, whole genome shotgun sequence genome has a window encoding:
- the tom1 gene encoding target of Myb1 membrane trafficking protein isoform X1, with translation MEFLMGNPFSTPVGQRIECATSSSLPSDDWALNMEICDMINSSEEGPKDAVRAIKKRIVGNKNFKEVMLALTVLETCVKNCGYRFHILVTTRDFIEGVLVRSIIPRNNPPLVLHDRVLSIIQAWADAFRSSPDLTGVVSVYEDLRRKGLEFPMTELDGYSTAQAPQKTLPGNVPAVTALPAVLLSSKPPLIPPQTSELKLALEGNNAFTPSQVKRLKTELGVVRSNLTMMSDMMSQLDPATVKQADMELLEQLYTVCKDMQDRIVKIIPRLSEEKLIEELLATNDEINTAFTRYHRFERRIGNGQNTTQKSHTYVNLTDLDLTAESQESGIASVKSDSLSSQLAKLSTSESDETLSQQINVSTQQRPSIQGEVAVDGLAQAQENRLHNTGTGDSAASSRSSSPKLDWMIKRGMIPINQSNVMDDIEKWLALDDEYDDYEESDGVTSEEFDRFLAERAKAADRLPSLRASSQDTNHSES, from the exons ATGGAGTTTTTAATGGGGAATCCGTTCAGCACGCCGGTCGGACAGCGGATCG agtGTGCAACCAGCTCCAGTCTTCCATCGGATGACTGGGCTCTCAATATGGAAATATGCGATATGATCAACAGTTCAGAGGAAGG GCCTAAAGATGCTGTCAGGGCCATAAAGAAAAGGATTGTGGGTAATAAGAACTTCAAAGAGGTTATGCTGGCACTTACA GTCCTGGAGACCTGTGTGAAGAACTGTGGCTACAGATTTCACATCCTGGTGACAACAAGGGATTTTATAGAAGGAGTTCTAGTCCGGTCGATCATCCCAAGAAACAACCCTCCACTAGTCCTGCATGACAGGGTGCTCAGCATCATACAG GCGTGGGCCGATGCATTCCGTAGCTCGCCTGATCTGACGGGTGTGGTGTCAGTGTATGAAGACCTGCGAAGGAAAGGGCTCGAGTTCCCCATGACAGAACTGGACGGTTACTCAACTGCACAAGCCCCCCAAAAG ACTTTGCCTGGGAATGTGCCTGCTGTCACTGCTCTGCCTGCTGTGCTCCTTTCTTCCAAACCTCCTCTCATTCCACCTCAGACCTCTGAACTAAAACTGGCCCTGGAAGGAAACAATGCCTTCACTCCCAGCCAG GTTAAAAGGCTGAAGACAGAGCTGGGAGTGGTACGCAGCAACCTCACCATGATGTCAGACATGATGAGTCAGCTGGATCCTGCCACAGTAAAACAAGCAGAcatggagctgctggag CAGTTATACACAGTTTGTAAGGACATGCAAGACAGGATAGTGAAGATCATCCCCAGACTCAGCGAGGAGAAGCTGATTGAAGAGTTACTGGCAACAAACGATGAAATAAACACTGCCTTTACTCGCTACCACAG GTTTGAAAGACGCATAGGAAATGGTCAAAATACAACACAGAAG AGTCACACTTACGTCAACCTGACAGACCTCGATTTGACAGCTGAGTCTCAGGAGTCAGGAATTGCTTCAGTTAAAAGTGACAGCTTGTCCAGTCAGTTGGCAAAACTTA GTACAAGTGAATCAGATGAAACATTATCACAGCAAATAAATGTGTCCACACAACAAAGACCAAG CATTCAGGGTGAAGTTGCGGTGGACGGCCTGGCTCAAGCTCAGGAGAACAGACTACACAACACTGGAACG GGTGACAGCGCAGCCTCCAGCCGCAGCTCCTCACCAAAGTTAGATTGGATGATTAAAAGGGGAATG ATTCCTATCAACCAGTCCAATGTAATGGATGATATTGAGAAATGGTTAGCGCTGGATGATGAG TACGATGACTACGAGGAGTCAGATGGTGTGACCAGTGAAG AGTTTGACAGGTTTTTGGCAGAGAGAGCGAAAGCAGCTGACCGCCTGCCGTCCCTGAGGGCTTCCTCACAGGACACCAACCACTCAGAGTCTTAA
- the tom1 gene encoding target of Myb1 membrane trafficking protein isoform X4, with translation MEFLMGNPFSTPVGQRIECATSSSLPSDDWALNMEICDMINSSEEGPKDAVRAIKKRIVGNKNFKEVMLALTVLETCVKNCGYRFHILVTTRDFIEGVLVRSIIPRNNPPLVLHDRVLSIIQAWADAFRSSPDLTGVVSVYEDLRRKGLEFPMTELDGYSTAQAPQKVKRLKTELGVVRSNLTMMSDMMSQLDPATVKQADMELLEQLYTVCKDMQDRIVKIIPRLSEEKLIEELLATNDEINTAFTRYHRFERRIGNGQNTTQKSHTYVNLTDLDLTAESQESGIASVKSDSLSSQLAKLSTSESDETLSQQINVSTQQRPSIQGEVAVDGLAQAQENRLHNTGTGDSAASSRSSSPKLDWMIKRGMIPINQSNVMDDIEKWLALDDEYDDYEESDGVTSEEFDRFLAERAKAADRLPSLRASSQDTNHSES, from the exons ATGGAGTTTTTAATGGGGAATCCGTTCAGCACGCCGGTCGGACAGCGGATCG agtGTGCAACCAGCTCCAGTCTTCCATCGGATGACTGGGCTCTCAATATGGAAATATGCGATATGATCAACAGTTCAGAGGAAGG GCCTAAAGATGCTGTCAGGGCCATAAAGAAAAGGATTGTGGGTAATAAGAACTTCAAAGAGGTTATGCTGGCACTTACA GTCCTGGAGACCTGTGTGAAGAACTGTGGCTACAGATTTCACATCCTGGTGACAACAAGGGATTTTATAGAAGGAGTTCTAGTCCGGTCGATCATCCCAAGAAACAACCCTCCACTAGTCCTGCATGACAGGGTGCTCAGCATCATACAG GCGTGGGCCGATGCATTCCGTAGCTCGCCTGATCTGACGGGTGTGGTGTCAGTGTATGAAGACCTGCGAAGGAAAGGGCTCGAGTTCCCCATGACAGAACTGGACGGTTACTCAACTGCACAAGCCCCCCAAAAG GTTAAAAGGCTGAAGACAGAGCTGGGAGTGGTACGCAGCAACCTCACCATGATGTCAGACATGATGAGTCAGCTGGATCCTGCCACAGTAAAACAAGCAGAcatggagctgctggag CAGTTATACACAGTTTGTAAGGACATGCAAGACAGGATAGTGAAGATCATCCCCAGACTCAGCGAGGAGAAGCTGATTGAAGAGTTACTGGCAACAAACGATGAAATAAACACTGCCTTTACTCGCTACCACAG GTTTGAAAGACGCATAGGAAATGGTCAAAATACAACACAGAAG AGTCACACTTACGTCAACCTGACAGACCTCGATTTGACAGCTGAGTCTCAGGAGTCAGGAATTGCTTCAGTTAAAAGTGACAGCTTGTCCAGTCAGTTGGCAAAACTTA GTACAAGTGAATCAGATGAAACATTATCACAGCAAATAAATGTGTCCACACAACAAAGACCAAG CATTCAGGGTGAAGTTGCGGTGGACGGCCTGGCTCAAGCTCAGGAGAACAGACTACACAACACTGGAACG GGTGACAGCGCAGCCTCCAGCCGCAGCTCCTCACCAAAGTTAGATTGGATGATTAAAAGGGGAATG ATTCCTATCAACCAGTCCAATGTAATGGATGATATTGAGAAATGGTTAGCGCTGGATGATGAG TACGATGACTACGAGGAGTCAGATGGTGTGACCAGTGAAG AGTTTGACAGGTTTTTGGCAGAGAGAGCGAAAGCAGCTGACCGCCTGCCGTCCCTGAGGGCTTCCTCACAGGACACCAACCACTCAGAGTCTTAA
- the tom1 gene encoding target of Myb1 membrane trafficking protein isoform X3: MEFLMGNPFSTPVGQRIECATSSSLPSDDWALNMEICDMINSSEEGPKDAVRAIKKRIVGNKNFKEVMLALTVLETCVKNCGYRFHILVTTRDFIEGVLVRSIIPRNNPPLVLHDRVLSIIQAWADAFRSSPDLTGVVSVYEDLRRKGLEFPMTELDGYSTAQAPQKTLPGNVPAVTALPAVLLSSKPPLIPPQTSELKLALEGNNAFTPSQVKRLKTELGVVRSNLTMMSDMMSQLDPATVKQADMELLEQLYTVCKDMQDRIVKIIPRLSEEKLIEELLATNDEINTAFTRYHRFERRIGNGQNTTQKSHTYVNLTDLDLTAESQESGIASVKSDSLSSQLAKLSTSESDETLSQQINVSTQQRPSIQGEVAVDGLAQAQENRLHNTGTYDDYEESDGVTSEEFDRFLAERAKAADRLPSLRASSQDTNHSES; the protein is encoded by the exons ATGGAGTTTTTAATGGGGAATCCGTTCAGCACGCCGGTCGGACAGCGGATCG agtGTGCAACCAGCTCCAGTCTTCCATCGGATGACTGGGCTCTCAATATGGAAATATGCGATATGATCAACAGTTCAGAGGAAGG GCCTAAAGATGCTGTCAGGGCCATAAAGAAAAGGATTGTGGGTAATAAGAACTTCAAAGAGGTTATGCTGGCACTTACA GTCCTGGAGACCTGTGTGAAGAACTGTGGCTACAGATTTCACATCCTGGTGACAACAAGGGATTTTATAGAAGGAGTTCTAGTCCGGTCGATCATCCCAAGAAACAACCCTCCACTAGTCCTGCATGACAGGGTGCTCAGCATCATACAG GCGTGGGCCGATGCATTCCGTAGCTCGCCTGATCTGACGGGTGTGGTGTCAGTGTATGAAGACCTGCGAAGGAAAGGGCTCGAGTTCCCCATGACAGAACTGGACGGTTACTCAACTGCACAAGCCCCCCAAAAG ACTTTGCCTGGGAATGTGCCTGCTGTCACTGCTCTGCCTGCTGTGCTCCTTTCTTCCAAACCTCCTCTCATTCCACCTCAGACCTCTGAACTAAAACTGGCCCTGGAAGGAAACAATGCCTTCACTCCCAGCCAG GTTAAAAGGCTGAAGACAGAGCTGGGAGTGGTACGCAGCAACCTCACCATGATGTCAGACATGATGAGTCAGCTGGATCCTGCCACAGTAAAACAAGCAGAcatggagctgctggag CAGTTATACACAGTTTGTAAGGACATGCAAGACAGGATAGTGAAGATCATCCCCAGACTCAGCGAGGAGAAGCTGATTGAAGAGTTACTGGCAACAAACGATGAAATAAACACTGCCTTTACTCGCTACCACAG GTTTGAAAGACGCATAGGAAATGGTCAAAATACAACACAGAAG AGTCACACTTACGTCAACCTGACAGACCTCGATTTGACAGCTGAGTCTCAGGAGTCAGGAATTGCTTCAGTTAAAAGTGACAGCTTGTCCAGTCAGTTGGCAAAACTTA GTACAAGTGAATCAGATGAAACATTATCACAGCAAATAAATGTGTCCACACAACAAAGACCAAG CATTCAGGGTGAAGTTGCGGTGGACGGCCTGGCTCAAGCTCAGGAGAACAGACTACACAACACTGGAACG TACGATGACTACGAGGAGTCAGATGGTGTGACCAGTGAAG AGTTTGACAGGTTTTTGGCAGAGAGAGCGAAAGCAGCTGACCGCCTGCCGTCCCTGAGGGCTTCCTCACAGGACACCAACCACTCAGAGTCTTAA
- the tom1 gene encoding target of Myb1 membrane trafficking protein isoform X2: MEFLMGNPFSTPVGQRIECATSSSLPSDDWALNMEICDMINSSEEGPKDAVRAIKKRIVGNKNFKEVMLALTVLETCVKNCGYRFHILVTTRDFIEGVLVRSIIPRNNPPLVLHDRVLSIIQAWADAFRSSPDLTGVVSVYEDLRRKGLEFPMTELDGYSTAQAPQKTLPGNVPAVTALPAVLLSSKPPLIPPQTSELKLALEGNNAFTPSQVKRLKTELGVVRSNLTMMSDMMSQLDPATVKQADMELLEQLYTVCKDMQDRIVKIIPRLSEEKLIEELLATNDEINTAFTRYHRFERRIGNGQNTTQKSHTYVNLTDLDLTAESQESGIASVKSDSLSSQLAKLSTSESDETLSQQINVSTQQRPSIQGEVAVDGLAQAQENRLHNTGTIPINQSNVMDDIEKWLALDDEYDDYEESDGVTSEEFDRFLAERAKAADRLPSLRASSQDTNHSES; this comes from the exons ATGGAGTTTTTAATGGGGAATCCGTTCAGCACGCCGGTCGGACAGCGGATCG agtGTGCAACCAGCTCCAGTCTTCCATCGGATGACTGGGCTCTCAATATGGAAATATGCGATATGATCAACAGTTCAGAGGAAGG GCCTAAAGATGCTGTCAGGGCCATAAAGAAAAGGATTGTGGGTAATAAGAACTTCAAAGAGGTTATGCTGGCACTTACA GTCCTGGAGACCTGTGTGAAGAACTGTGGCTACAGATTTCACATCCTGGTGACAACAAGGGATTTTATAGAAGGAGTTCTAGTCCGGTCGATCATCCCAAGAAACAACCCTCCACTAGTCCTGCATGACAGGGTGCTCAGCATCATACAG GCGTGGGCCGATGCATTCCGTAGCTCGCCTGATCTGACGGGTGTGGTGTCAGTGTATGAAGACCTGCGAAGGAAAGGGCTCGAGTTCCCCATGACAGAACTGGACGGTTACTCAACTGCACAAGCCCCCCAAAAG ACTTTGCCTGGGAATGTGCCTGCTGTCACTGCTCTGCCTGCTGTGCTCCTTTCTTCCAAACCTCCTCTCATTCCACCTCAGACCTCTGAACTAAAACTGGCCCTGGAAGGAAACAATGCCTTCACTCCCAGCCAG GTTAAAAGGCTGAAGACAGAGCTGGGAGTGGTACGCAGCAACCTCACCATGATGTCAGACATGATGAGTCAGCTGGATCCTGCCACAGTAAAACAAGCAGAcatggagctgctggag CAGTTATACACAGTTTGTAAGGACATGCAAGACAGGATAGTGAAGATCATCCCCAGACTCAGCGAGGAGAAGCTGATTGAAGAGTTACTGGCAACAAACGATGAAATAAACACTGCCTTTACTCGCTACCACAG GTTTGAAAGACGCATAGGAAATGGTCAAAATACAACACAGAAG AGTCACACTTACGTCAACCTGACAGACCTCGATTTGACAGCTGAGTCTCAGGAGTCAGGAATTGCTTCAGTTAAAAGTGACAGCTTGTCCAGTCAGTTGGCAAAACTTA GTACAAGTGAATCAGATGAAACATTATCACAGCAAATAAATGTGTCCACACAACAAAGACCAAG CATTCAGGGTGAAGTTGCGGTGGACGGCCTGGCTCAAGCTCAGGAGAACAGACTACACAACACTGGAACG ATTCCTATCAACCAGTCCAATGTAATGGATGATATTGAGAAATGGTTAGCGCTGGATGATGAG TACGATGACTACGAGGAGTCAGATGGTGTGACCAGTGAAG AGTTTGACAGGTTTTTGGCAGAGAGAGCGAAAGCAGCTGACCGCCTGCCGTCCCTGAGGGCTTCCTCACAGGACACCAACCACTCAGAGTCTTAA
- the mfsd6l gene encoding major facilitator superfamily domain-containing protein 6-like — translation MRRNKQIDIKRALALASTLNFLCSCANACLLPFLTLYFRQLGLTPVMTGIIMGAKHLITLVWSPVASFLSKHYNKRRVVINGSLVCSAAVALLLLLIPHTDVRTQGVSCNISNLSSAPVQSTLTSNQTVSSFQPQTSPTTNHTKDLVSQPGVTFAAETLVYTKSPLVATSKPALDLKTDDKSLAHTGTLSQANISIVVNKSFSKPTISSSIFYPATSSSAVVVQKRSNLKNEEMQRRKTSEEGGQFDFLGRLKAMDPQHQLFFLVLIIVSVWEFVSAPLQWTADDGLYDYLDFADATDRYSSTGLWGLLGAACGVGGAGLLVSQLHCLIVDQTPRSAVHFYCYAGLATLALPAAACLPLYLNKKRNRANGFLKAMQLVQGSPRALLCAATTVLVSVAVSSVDNFLLWQMQDHGSNELHMGLSLSLGLLSQAAFPLLAARVSKLLSPGRLLVVGAATLGLQCLYYSFLWGPWAALVAQMLSCFSIGALWWAVKVQCKDVAIPGAEKSVRRVYSALTLHLGSGLGSIAGGFVVQRFGLTWQFRGVAVGLMVWCMCLLLLQWKAPRQRRINYSRLLTADASEASDSESEQERDWLDKAMEDDDGSNNNYAGWINH, via the coding sequence ATGAGGAGGAATAAGCAGATTGACATCAAGCGTGCCCTCGCACTTGCCTCCACCTTGAACTTCCTGTGCTCTTGCGCCAACGCCTGCCTGCTCCCCTTTCTCACCCTGTACTTCAGACAGCTGGGCCTGACTCCGGTAATGACAGGCATCATCATGGGTGCTAAGCACCTGATCACGCTGGTCTGGAGCCCTGTGGCAAGCTTCCTCTCCAAGCACTACAACAAGAGGCGGGTGGTGATAAATGGCTCTCTTGTGTGTTCGGCAGCAGttgctcttcttctgctgcttatcccACATACAGATGTGCGCACACAAGGCGTTAGCTGTAACATCTCTAACCTGAGCAGCGCTCCGGTCCAGTCAACTCTCACCAGTAACCAGACGGTGAGCAGCTTCCAACCTCAAACATCACCAACTACCAATCACACAAAAGATCTCGTTTCCCAGCCTGGTGTCACATTTGCTGCAGAGACACTCGTGTATACTAAATCTCCTCTTGTTGCGACAAGTAAGCCCGCACTTGATCTGAAAACAGATGATAAATCCCTCGCTCACACTGGCACACTTTCACAAGCGAACATCTCTATTGTGGTCAACAAGAGCTTTTCAAAGCCAACAATCAGCAGCTCAATTTTTTATCCTGCTACCAGCTCCTCTGCAGTGGTAGTGCAGAAGAGGTCGAACTTGAAAAATGAGGAAATGCAGAGAAGAAAGACGTCAGAAGAGGGGGGCCAGTTTGATTTTCTTGGACGCCTGAAGGCGATGGACCCTCAGCACCAGCTCTTCTTCTTGGTACTCATCATTGTCTCAGTGTGGGAGTTTGTGTCGGCCCCCCTGCAGTGGACAGCAGATGATGGATTGtatgattatttagattttgcGGATGCGACTGACCGCTACAGCAGCACCGGGCTGTGGGGTTTACTGGGGGCAGCGTGTGGGGTTGGTGGAGCGGGGTTGCTGGTCAGCCAGTTGCACTGTCTAATAGTTGATCAGACCCCCAGGAGTGCGGTACATTTTTACTGCTATGCCGGTTTGGCCACCCTAGCCCTTCCTGCAGCTGCCTGCCTCCCACTCTACCTTAATAAAAAGCGAAACAGGGCCAATGGGTTCCTGAAAGCCATGCAGCTGGTGCAGGGCTCCCCCCGTGCTCTACTCTGTGCTGCCACCACCGTGCTGGTGAGTGTGGCGGTCTCATCTGTGGATAACTTCCTCTTGTGGCAGATGCAGGATCATGGAAGCAATGAGCTGCACATGGGATTGTCCCTCTCCCTTGGTCTGCTCTCACAAGCTGCCTTCCCTCTGTTGGCAGCTCGGGTGTCTAAACTTCTCAGCCCGGGACGATTGCTCGTAGTGGGGGCTGCAACGCTCGGCCTGCAGTGCCTATACTACTCCTTCCTATGGGGACCATGGGCTGCCTTGGTTGCTCAGATGTTGAGCTGTTTCAGCATCGGAGCCCTCTGGTGGGCTGTGAAAGTCCAGTGTAAGGATGTTGCCATTCCAGGGGCTGAGAAGAGTGTGAGAAGGGTCTACAGTGCACTCACCCTACACCTGGGCAGTGGGCTGGGGAGCATTGCTGGGGGGTTTGTGGTGCAGAGGTTTGGGCTGACGTGGCAGTTCAGAGGAGTGGCAGTGGGTCTCATGGTGTGGTGTATGTGTCTGCTCCTGCTCCAGTGGAAGGCCCCTCGCCAACGCAGGATTAACTACTCTCGTCTCTTGACTGCTGATGCAAGTGAAGCCAGTGACTCTGAGTCTGAGCAAGAGAGAGACTGGCTTGATAAAGCAatggaagatgatgatggtagCAATAATAACTATGCAGGGTGGATCAACCACTGA
- the LOC115047850 gene encoding uncharacterized protein C16orf45 isoform X1, whose translation MEKSTEDVISMADSTVTVEDIEGELFKIERIRDILVRRESELRYMMDDIKLCNEITRLKKELQKLVSIPDKDKSKEDRQKEEELLLQINKLVETRDFLVDDVEFERLREREEDREMAAFLQSRFPKVMPAKDALNGQRVASKPQRTSTPFVTKTRLTLLKDCCGYACSVM comes from the exons ATGGAGAAATCCA CAGAAGATGTTATTTCCATGGCTGACTCCACAGTTACAGTCGAGGATATTGAAGGTGAATTGTTCAAAATTGAGCGGATCCGAGACATCCTCGTCCGGAGAGAGTCTGAGCTCAGATACAT gaTGGATGACATCAAGCTTTGCAACGAAATCACAAGGCTGAAAAAGGAACTGCAAAAACTGGTTTCCATTCCAG ACAAAGACAAGTCCAAAGAGGAcaggcagaaggaggaggagctgctgctgcagatcaacaagctggtggagaccaGAGATTTCCTCGTGGACGACGTGGAGTTTGAAAGACTGAG ggagagagaggaagacagagaaatggCTGCCTTCTTACAGTCCAGGTTTCCCAAAGTGATGCCTGCAAAAG ATGCATTGAACGGTCAAAGAGTGGCGTCCAAGCCTCAGAGGACATCAACGCCATTTGTCACTAAAACCAGACTGACTCTGCTGAAAGACTGCTGCGGCTACGCCTGCTCTGTCATGTGA
- the LOC115047850 gene encoding uncharacterized protein C16orf45 isoform X2, giving the protein MEKSKDVISMADSTVTVEDIEGELFKIERIRDILVRRESELRYMMDDIKLCNEITRLKKELQKLVSIPDKDKSKEDRQKEEELLLQINKLVETRDFLVDDVEFERLREREEDREMAAFLQSRFPKVMPAKDALNGQRVASKPQRTSTPFVTKTRLTLLKDCCGYACSVM; this is encoded by the exons ATGGAGAAATCCA AAGATGTTATTTCCATGGCTGACTCCACAGTTACAGTCGAGGATATTGAAGGTGAATTGTTCAAAATTGAGCGGATCCGAGACATCCTCGTCCGGAGAGAGTCTGAGCTCAGATACAT gaTGGATGACATCAAGCTTTGCAACGAAATCACAAGGCTGAAAAAGGAACTGCAAAAACTGGTTTCCATTCCAG ACAAAGACAAGTCCAAAGAGGAcaggcagaaggaggaggagctgctgctgcagatcaacaagctggtggagaccaGAGATTTCCTCGTGGACGACGTGGAGTTTGAAAGACTGAG ggagagagaggaagacagagaaatggCTGCCTTCTTACAGTCCAGGTTTCCCAAAGTGATGCCTGCAAAAG ATGCATTGAACGGTCAAAGAGTGGCGTCCAAGCCTCAGAGGACATCAACGCCATTTGTCACTAAAACCAGACTGACTCTGCTGAAAGACTGCTGCGGCTACGCCTGCTCTGTCATGTGA